Proteins found in one Misgurnus anguillicaudatus chromosome 3, ASM2758022v2, whole genome shotgun sequence genomic segment:
- the LOC141363565 gene encoding polymeric immunoglobulin receptor, whose protein sequence is MVKTGETANFRCQYSQHYKTDEKFIFKKRKDTTDIIYSTWQKKERFSISDDRDKNLLNIKITDVRSEDAGVYLCGVQRYRDSYSYFIFTAVHLNIMSIALEHLWVNKSVYVGDEVNISCQIPEEHQVIPKLFCKEDENHICQNINSSKVKLNDLSSKSVFTVTISNVTVRDAGVYWCGAETTERDLNFISLNTKVQLNLFMPPVFGDEGGSAQIICPYDPIYKSKTKYLCKSSTTDRNPLIETVRDEMKMNRLTVNDDMKASVFTVNITGLTAEDAGKYCCTVRLETDVIYLYTHLIIIMNEEMILNKREGDNMSIQCKHHAEYQKLFCKAHKPSMCVNDGVSLQSMRDNETSARVFTVNISHLREEDSGIYWCGSHIITKVKLNVTRDLFNIIMISVCVLLLSKTIMLLMNLWWIKTTR, encoded by the exons ATGGTGAAAACTGGAGAAACTGCAAACTTCAGATGTCAATATTCACAGCATTATAAGACTGATGAGaagttcatatttaaaaaacgaAAAGACACAACCGATATTATCTACAGCACATGGCAGAAGAAAGAGAGATTCAGTATTTCTGATGACAGAGATAAAAACCTCCTCAATATAAAAATTACTGATGTGAGATCAGAAGATGCAGGAGTTTATTTATGTGGAGTTCAGCGTTACAGAGACTCCTACAGTTACTTCATTTTTACTGCTGTTCATCTCAACATTATGA GTATTGCACTGGAACATTTGTGGGTGAATAAATCTGTTTATGTTGGTGATGAAGTCAATATTAGTTGTCAGATCCCAGAGGAACATCAAGTCATTCCAAAACTCTTCTGTAAAGAGGATGAAAATCACATCTGCCAAAACATCAACTCATCTAAAGTTAAACTGAATGATTTATCTTCTAAAAGTGTTTTTACTGTGACCATCAGTAATGTGACAGTGAGAGATGCTGGAGTTTACTGGTGTGGAGCAGAAACCACTGAGAGAGATTTAAATTTCATCTCTCTGAACACTAAAGTTCAACTCAATCTGTTCA tGCCTCCAGTGTTTGGAGATGAAGGAGGATCTGCTCAGATCATCTGTCCTTATGATCCCATCTATAAATCAAAGACAAAGTATCTGTGTAAGAGCTCCACTACAGATAGAAATCCTCTCATTGAGACTGTGAGAGATGAGATGAAGATGAACAGATTGACTGTGAATGATGACATGAAAGCAAGTGTGTTTACTGTGAACATCACTGGATTGACAGCAGAGGATGCTGGGAAATACTGCTGTACAGTGAGATTAGAAACAGATGTGATTTATCTTTACACTCATCTGATTATTATCATGAATGAGG AGATGATCTTGAATAAACGTGAAGGAGACAACATGTCAATTCAGTGTAAACATCATGCTGAATATCAGAAACTCTTCTGTAAAGCACATAAACCCTCAATGTGTGTAAATGATGGAGTTTCATTACAGTCAATGAGAGATAATGAAACATCTGCTAGAGTCTTTACTGTAAACATCAGTCATCTGAGAGAAGAAGATTCTGGGATATACTGGTGTGGATCTCACATCATCACTAAAGTCAAGTTAAACGTCACAAGAG atcTGTTTAACATCATCATGATTTCTGTGTGTGTCCTGCTGCTGAGTAAAACAATAATGCTGCTGATGAATTTATGGTGGATTAAAACAACAAGATGA